A stretch of DNA from Zootoca vivipara chromosome 16, rZooViv1.1, whole genome shotgun sequence:
TTTCAGAGATGCTTGTTTGGTTCATTCTGGCCATTTTACATCTGTAAAAGGGAATGAGAGACCAAGATAGAAGGATATCGTTTAACTGCTGCTGTGCAACTTTTGCAACTTATCCACACAACGAGAAGGGTTCGGTTGGGTCTTGCTTACCTGCAGCAGGTCACAGATTTCCCTTTGGAGAATGTGGCAGCTGAGCTCACAAAAGGCACAAACACAAACATCAAGACATTGTCAGCAATTGGGTATAGTATATAAAGAGCAGCGTGTACCTCTCTCAATACCTTGGTGAATGGGTCAATGGATGGGTCATACTTATAGATTTAATGTAAGaggagtttttgtttttctaattaaagccaagcaaaatatattttttgtgtttcttCATTGTTTCCTGAATGTATGGTCTCCCCAGCATGCTTTCTGCAGCGCAATTAATCTGCTAAATACGTCCAATGGTGTGTATGGGTGTGCGCGCCAGGAAGGCCATTGACCCGAGCGCACATTGGGGGAGCATGAACGCCCCCCCGACACCTGAGCACCCCCCCGTCAGCGGCAGGCGCTGGGGAACACAGAAGATACTCTTCACCCTCTGTGCCCTGCCCCTGCTCAGCGTACAAATGCCTGCCTGGCAGCAGTGAGTGCTGGGGGGCACAGAGGGTGAACAGCCCCCTCTGCGCCCTGTGCCTTCCCAGTGGCATCGGCAGCAAGGGCTGAGTGAGCGCCCCCTGGCACTGGTGCACCCGCTCCAGGCTCTGGCAGATGGCGCTATGCCCTTGTTTATATGCCCctgtttattttcttccatcctgGTACTTAAGGAGATGTAAGCTACATTCATGCCATACATGTAAATCATGACtgccctgaagaatcctgggaattgtattttacctttcacagaactacaattcccagcaccctttgtaGTTCTCAGgcctctttgggggaagtcacttTATTTTACATGGCCCAAAATGCccccattctggattagttgtagtttccaggtcaccttcaaaggtagccccacatagagtgcattgcattgcagtagtccaagcaagagataaccagagcatgcacccctctggccagacagtccacgggcagatgGGGTCTCACcatgtgtaccagatggagcaggtaaacagccgccctggacacagaatagacctgcacctccatggacagctgtgagtccaaaatgactcccaggctgcacacctggtccttcaggggcacagttaccccattcaggaccagagagtcctccacacctgcccaccccctgtctcccaaaacagtacagtacttctgtcttgtcaggattcaacctcaatctgttagccgtcatccatcctccaaccgcctccagacactcacacaggaccttcactggttcagatttgaaagagaggtagagctgggtatcatccgcataacTGATGAACAATTGAAAAATCAAACTGCCCTATGTCAATATTATAATGCCACCATACAAATATGTGACCACACCTGGAACGCTGTGCATTGTTCTTCTcacctctctcataatactagaaatcAGTATTCTCCAAGGAAGCTGAACACTGCAAGATTCAGCATGGAGCAATGAAAGTGATTCATCGATTCGTCAAAGAGTGCTTACTTAAACTATGGAATGTTCTCCACAGGATGATCACCagtttggatgactttaaaagaggattattattattatttacaattttattatatattcctgttgtctttgtccatggagttttcttggcagggatactggagtggcttgccagttccttctccaggtggatcacgtttagtcaaaactctccacgaTGACCTGtctatcttgggtggccctgcacggatagctcatagcttctctgagttattcaagccccttcgccacgacaaggcattgatccatgaaggggagaaaagcaatgacaaacatagacagcatcttaaaaagcagagacaccaccttgcctacaaaggtccgtatagttaaagctatggttttcccagtagtgatgtatggaagtgagagctggaccatgaagaaggctgatcgccaaagaattgatgcttttgaattatggtgctcttCACTTGGAGAGTGAAgccaaatgggccttagaaagcactgctaataacaaggccagtggaagtgatgatattccagctgaactatttaaaattttaaaagatgatgctgttaaggtgctacacccaatatgccagcaagtttggaaaactcagcaatggccagaggattggagaagatcagtctacatcccaattccaaagaagggcagtgccaaagaatgctccaactaccgcacaattgcactcatttcacacgctagcaaggttatgctgaaaattctacaaggcaggcttaggcagtatgtggaccgagaactcccagaagtgcaagctggatttcgaaagggcagaggaaccagagaccaaatagcaaacatgccctggattatggagaaagctagagagttccagaaaaacatctacttctgcttcattgactatgcaaaagcctttgactgtgtcgaccacagcaaactatggcaagttcttaaagaaatgggagtgcctgatcacctcatctgtctcctgagaaatctctatgtgggacaagaagctacagttagaactggatatggaacaactggttggttcaaaattgggaaaggagtatgacaaggttgtatattgtctccctgcttatttaacttatatgcagaattcagcgaaaggctggactagatgaatcccaaaccggaattaagattgccggaagaaatatcaacaacctcagatatgcagatgacacaaccttgatggcagaaagtgaggaggaattaaagaaccttttaatgagggtgaaagaggagagcacaaaatatggtctgaagctcaacatcaaaaaaaccaagatcatggctactggtcccatcacctcctggcaaatagaaggggaagaaattgaggcagtgagagattttactttcttgggctccttgatcactgcagatggtgacaacagtcacgaaattaaaagacacctgcttcttgggagaaaagcaatgacaaacctagacagcatcttaaaaagcagagacatcaccttgcctacaaaggtccgtatagttaaagctatggttttcccagtagtgatgtatggaagtgagagctggaccacaaagaaggctgatcgccgaagaattgatgcttttgaattatggtgctggaggagactcttgagagtcccatggactgcaggaagatcaaacctatccattctgaaggaaatcagccctgagtgctcactggaaggacagatcctgaagctgaggctccattactttggccacctcatgagaagagaagactccctggaaaagaccctgatgctgggaaagattgagggcactaggagaaggggacgacagaggacgagatggttggacagtgttctcgaagctacgaacatgagtctgcgggaggcagtggaggacaggagtgcctggcgtgctctggtccatggggtcatgaagagtcggacacgactaaacgactaaacaacaacaacattatgtaTTCCATTTCTATACCTCCCATCACCTGATAATCTCATGGTGAAGTAATGGTCTGATCGGGCAATACGAGACAGTTTTCTAGGTACCTCCCtggaatttgtatttttatttactttaagCTGCATAAAAAGAACCACGTGATGAAGAATTGctatagaatgaatgaatgaatgaatgaatgaatgaatgaatgaatgaatgaatgtccaatgtccaaaatgtctggatttGGCTTCCATGTTTCTTATACTTTCAGTCCTCCTCACtcaattccagctcccatcagccccagccaccaagaCGGAGAGAATTGAAGGTCAACATCTGGGCCATCAATTCTCCATTCCTGACTTATGGGAGCAGGAGATGGTGATGCACACTGGTTATATGGCTCTTCAATAAAGTGACTGGGACTCACCTGATAAGGAGGTGCTAGTTGCACAAAGTTGGTGCACCCTCCTGCTGACAAAACAGGAATCTGTGTGTGGTAGGAAATGGTATATCCATTCGGGGGGAAAAGCATCATAGCCAGCTTGGAAACTGGCTCAGAgaaattctttttttccttcctgcaGGCTCCATAAGATCTCTTTTATTTGGATGATAGATAAAAACATTACAAAGTGTAAGGGGGCAGTTGTTTAAAATGAACAGGACGCCTTCTCCATCTTGGATGTACACGTTCCACTGCACCTTGTAATCCTGAATGGAGCATATATTTCATTTCATGGAAGTTGTGCAATCTCCAAGGAGGAAAGAGGCCTCTTGACAGTTGAAATTTCGCTGGGCGGCAGCAATGAACAACACCTTGACCATTAGGATCTGTGAGAAATTACAACTGGGAGAAATGTGTGATATGAATAAAATAGATACATGAATAGACTGTTTCATTCGGCTGAGAAACAGTCCCCAGTGGATTGATAACAGTGGAGAACTGTGCCAGAGAGAGCTTGTTAATTGGCACAGTTCTCCACTGTTCCATCCATATCAACACGTAAAGCCCAGACTTTCTGTCCCTTAGGTAGCAAAGttctggaatcatagagttgtaaaataaagtgacttcccccaaagaggcCTGAGAACtacaaagggtgctgggaattgtagttctgtgaaaggtaaaatacaattcccaggattcttcaaggGCAGTCATGATTTACATGTATGGCATGAATGTAGCCTACATCTCCTTAAGTACCAtaatggaagaaaataaacagGGGCATATAAACAAGGGCATAGCGCCATCTGCCAGAGCCTGGAGCGGGTGCACCAGTGCCAGGGGGCGCTCACCCAGCCCTTGCTGCCGATGCCACTGGGAAGGCACAGGGCACAGAGGGGGCTGTTCACCCTCTGTGCCCCCCAGCGCTCACTGCTGCCAGGCAGGCATTTGTATGCTGAGCAGGGGCAGGGCACAGAGGGTGAAGAGTATCTTCTGTGTTCCCCAGCGCCTGCCGCTGACGGGCGGGTGCTCAggtgtcggggtgtgtgtgtgcctagtTCATGCTCCCCCAATGTGCGCTCGGGTCAATGGCCTTCCTGGGGCACACCCCCATACACACCATTGGACATAAATGTGTTGCGTATTTAGCAGATTAATTGCGCTGCAGAAAGCATGCTGGGAGACCACACATTCAGGAAACAATGAAGAAACACAAAAAATCTATTTTGCTTGGCTTTaattagaaaaacaaaaacccctcttACATTAAATCTATAAGTATGACCCATCCACCAAAGTATTGAGAGAGGTACACGCTGCTCTTTATATACTATACCCAATTGCTGACAATGAACTCAATAAATGCAAGACCAACTCAGGAAAGTGGCTCACACATGTTGCTGCACAGATATGTGAAGTAGGTTGTAGTcttgatgtttgtgtgtgtgtcttttgtgaGCTCAGCTGCCACATTCTCCAAAGGGAAATCTGTGACCTGCTGCAGGTAAGCAAGACCCAACCGAACCCTTCTCGTTGTGTGGATAAGTTGCAAAAGTTGCACAGCAGCAGTTAAACGATATCCTTCTATCTTGGTCTCTCATTCCCTTTTACAGATGTAAAATGGCCAGAATGAACCAAACAAGCATCTCTGAAATGGTCCTTTTGGGTATCTCTGCCCTAGCAGAACATCACAGTCTCCTctactttctttttctcttcatcTACCTGTTAACACTACTAGGGAACCTTTTGATAATCCTGCTGATCCGCTTTGACGACCACCTCTGTCGCACCCCAATGTACTTCTTCCTCAGCTACCTCTCGCTGGCAGATGCCATGTTTGCTTCCACCACTGTTCCCAAGATATTGATGAGTTTGATGTCCGAAACCAAGACCATCTCCTTCAATGGCTGCTTGATCCAGGTGTATTTTTTCTTGACATTCGGCAACACGGATAATTTCCTCTTGGCCTGCATGGCTTATGACCGCTATGTGGCCATCTGCCGCCCTTTACATTACACCACCGTGATGAGCCACAGGTGTTGCATCGTTTTGGCATCTGGGTCCTGGATCGTTTCTGCTCTCCACTCTTTGCTCTACACGCTTCTGGTATCCCGCCTGTCTTTCTGTGGCTCTAGGGAGATCCCCTACCTCTTCTGCGATGTCTACCCTCTTTTGGAACTCTCCTGCTCCGACACAGGGCTCATAAAAATCCTGGTGCAGACAGAGGGTGTTGTGGATATCCTAGGGCCTTTTGTTCTCATCTTCATCTCCTACATCCACATATTCTGTGCTATCATGAGAGTCCCACCTACCGCTAGGAAGCGTAAAGCCTTCTCCACCTGTGGCTCCCACTTGGCTGCAGTGGTCTTGTTCTATGGCACCATCAGCTCCCTCTATTTCCAGCCTCCCTCTGCTTACGCAGCCCAGAAAGGCACCGTCATCTCTCTCTTGTATGCAGTGGTCACACCCATGCTGAACCCCTTCATCTACAGCCTGAGGAACCAGGACATAAAGGCAGCTGCACGGAGGCTTCTCAGCAGGATCAGAGATTTTCTGAGGAAGCAAGCGCCTGGGAAAGGCACAGAGTCTTTTTCATGAATGCATTGAATGTGTTGTTGATGTTGatatatagtttataaagataaaaacagatacattTCACCCATTGGAATTGGTTGACGTGTtgcctccttcttcttttttgtattttggtgttttgactcaggtctgcaacacaggggttgtttcattagcatttaggaaggaggtgccagggaaACATTTAGggaactagcctagtccccctattCCAATGACTGCACACCACGGGGTAAGATGGAGGGTGATATATCTACCAGTCTTTTCTGCTCATTTTCTCACTCCCCCTTCCTTTATGCAAGTCATGGCAGAGATCTCCATTGTATCCCTCAAAGCTCAATGTGCAGAAACTGAACCCCTGCTGACAATTTCTGCAGCTGCTTCAAACACAATTCTAGGATCCCAGCTGCTTCCTCTCTGGTACATGGAGAATCTCCTTTCTGGGGCCCAgtccatcccatcccatctccTGTTCCAAATCAAAATCTTGCCAatgtaaaatgtttaaaaagaaggCAGCCCTTAGACCATTGTGCTGTCATGCTCCTTTGGGTATCAAtctgtagatcaggcacccccaaactttggccctccagatgttttggactacaattcccatcatccctgaccactggtcctgttagctagagatcatgggagttgtaggccaaaacatctggagggccgaagtttggggatgcctgctgtagattatCCCTCACATCTTTTCTGATCTGTGCATAGACCGCCCCCAGCCCCCAGAGATTATGCTTCTCCCCAGTTGTGGAGCAAACCAGAATCCTCTTGACATCCATactcaaaggaaaaaaaacttttctaAGACTTATTAATGAGGACAAGCTAATTTGTTAAGCTGAATGATGGGTTGGGTCTCTGAATGATGATTCTCCAGAGTTTATGCTATTGCATTATATTATTTCTGGAGGGGGAACCTGTTTGAGACGTCCTTGGACCCTGGAGAGCACCACCCTTAAGCAGAGATGAACACTGCTTCCCTTGCATCAGAAAACACAGAGCTAATCTCCTCAGCAGATGAAGGAGGCCAGTTTCCTCCTATGCAGAACAAGTCCACTTCCTTTGTTCTTCACATTGACAGGAGCAAGTGAGCAAACAGGAAGTGCCTTTACTTAAGTAAGTGTGAATATAGTTATGTTTTTGGGGTGGGAGCAAGACTCCCCTAAAATATCTGGATTCAGTGAAGGGTTAGAATTTAAGGAAACCCCTAAATTACTGGGCCTAATGGGCCTTGAGTTTAAAGTGGGTTTTCCATGTCCAGGAAACCACTTGGCGGAAGAACCATCAAAAGGTAATCACTGGAATGGCCGAGACAAACCCATTAAGAAGGTCAGTTTCTGTCTGGGCTGGAcagaaaatggggaaagccctCTCTGAGGTAAGAGATAATTAGCAGAGACAAAAGGACAGAGTTTCAGGAGGGTGGAGAACTGCAGTGGGCAATGAGGTAAGCAAACAGGAAAGAATTGTCATTTTTGAAgctggagagtggggggggggcaaagcatgAAGCTGCAGAAGAGGTGAGACATGATATTTGGAGTCTCTTGGAATCTGAGGCTGCAGCAATGGAAGAAACAGGACCCTCTTGGGATGTGAATGCTCTGATCTCTCTCAATCTAGACACAGATTGCATgcatatgtaaataaaccatgtatcataaagaGATCACGGACTCCACTTGGCCTCATTGTTCCAAAAGTAAACACAGACCCTGGTAAGCATGCATGGCACCTCTAGAATCTCTCACTGCTCATAGATTGGTGAAACAATGTGTCACCCACTTAAAAGCTTCTAACATCCAAGAAACCTATTGAGGATTATTTAATGGTTACTAATCAGTATCTGCTGAATTCACCCAGTACAATTAAAGCCCATGacccctcaatttctacattccagtcatgagtcttaTCCCACCAGGTTTCAATAATTTCTATTAGGTCATATCTGCCACCCTGCATTAAGAGTTCAAATTCGTCTTCATTGTTTCCTATACTCTGTGCATTtgtatagagacaactgaaaccacaagacgttccctccagctgcttccttcttgtagtttcctgccctttagcaggtttctgtagcaccacctcagtttcctgtgcatcaacGTGTTTTCCTTTCATCTGTAATattgtctccctcctcctcaggatttagtttaaagctctcctgatgGGGTTCATGAGACCcttagcaaacacattcttgccaaccACTGTGAGGTATAACCAatctcttgccagaagtccatcctCAAGGAAGCAGGAACCATGGTCCAAGAAGCCAAACCATTCCTGACAACACCTGAGCAGCCACTGGTTTACCTCCAGtatcttcccctctcttcctggGCCACAACCTTCAACAACAAGCAGTGATGAAAAAACCCACCTGTACCCTAAGGCTCTTCAGCTTCTAATCCAGAGTCTTAAAGTCCCTTGCTATGTCTGTGTCTGTCAGTATCTCAAAACCAGAATACAATatgaggggaggaaagagggatttCTGCATAGCTCAGTTTGGGCAGCTAGCAAGCAGAGGGTGGGGAATTTACTAGCctaaacatttcttcttcttgcccCTACAGCAGCTTTCGCCTAATGAGTCCTGGGAATGCAACAGACTTCTCTGAATTATTCCTCCATGGCTTCCCAACCCAGCCAGAGTTTCAAGGGCTCCTCTTCCTGCTATTCCTCTCCATGTACCTGCTGGCCATTCTGGGGAACACAACAATCATCTTCTTGATCCGTTCTGATTTACAGCTCCTCCACGCTCCTATGTATTTCTTCCTCAGCAACCTTGCCTTAGCTGACTTGGGCTTCATCTCCACCACAGTCCCCAAAGTGCTAGAAAACTTGTTGTCTCAAAAAAAGACCATCTCCTATCGTGCCTGCCTGGTGCAGATGTACTTTTATATGTCTTTTGGCAACTCAGACAGCTTCCTGTTGGCTTCCATGGCCTACGACCGTTTCGTGGCCATCTGCTTCCCCTTGCATTATTCTGCCCTGATGAGCCGTCAGCGTTGCCTCCTCCTCGCATCAGTGTCCTGGGTTGTCCCTATTGTCCACTCTCTGCTTTATACCATTTTGAtgtcccacatttctttctgTGACTCTAGGGAGATCCCACATTTCTTCTGTGATCTTTACCCAGTGTTGGATATCTCTTGCTCAGACAGCAGTGTCATTGAAATGCTGCTTCTGACTGAAGGGGTGATGGAGATCCTAGGGCCATTTGTGCTGATCATCATCTCCTATATGTGCATTTTCTACACCATCCTGAAGATTCCATCAAACTCTGGAAAGAAAAAGGCTTTCTCCACCTGCGGGTCCCACATTGCTGTGGTGGTCTTGTTCTATGGCACTGTGAGCTGGGTTTATTTCAAGCCACGTTCCAACAACTCGGATCGCAAGGACACTTTGGCTGCTGTCATGTATACCATGGTGACCCCTATGCTGAATCCCTTCATTTACAGTCTCAGGAATAGTGAAATGAAAGCGGCCATGAAGAGGGTCATTAGGCACCATTTTCATTAGTGTCTTTAGCTGTCACATCTTATAGTAGCAGGAGTGGGAGCCAACATCACTTGGGCAGCAGAGCACACAGATGGTGTGTCCGCTTTCGGGTCTGTTTTAAACTTTGGCCAAAATGTTGGGTATCTGTAATGGGGAAATGGACTGCAATctgtctttcaggtatttggggcatGCATGTGCTAGGATTAGctgaacttttgttgttgttgttgttgtttagtcatttagtcgtgtccgactcttcatggaccagagcataacTACCATAAGCAAATATCTTAACCCTAATACATGCAGTAAAGATCAGCATCATAATCATATATTTGCCTTATATTAACTATCACTCCCCTGTAAGTAATAACCAGACTTCAAATAGATAATTAAATTTTGCAAGAGTAGATTTATGATTTAGGAATAGTATATACAAAtccatgcaacggggtgagctcacattgctaggtcccagctcctgcccacctagcagttcgaaagcacatcaaagtgcatgtagataaatagggaccgctgcggcgggaaggtaaatggtgtttccgtgtgctgctctggttcgccagaagcagctttgtcatgctggccacatgacccggaagctgtctgcggacaaacgccagctccctcggcctatagagcgagatgagtgccgcaaccccagagtcggatacgactggacctgatgtttatcggcccctttacctttacctttataggcaACCAAATGGTCTTTGCATTATTCACTCACACAGGAAGCCTCCCCCCTCTCTATAGGGTATAGTTGGATTCAAACTAaccatctcccttgttctctctcttttttagcatGTGTCTGTGGCATATTGTTACACCCACGCTTTAGGGTTTTTTTGGTTCACTGGGGACTTATTTTACTCTTTAGATATAAgttgtatactgtatatgtgcttaatgcagtgtttctcaaacttgggttttTTTCAgctattgttgaactacaactcccatcatccctagctagcaggatcccatcagtggtgatgggaattcttgttcaacaacagctggagacccaagtttgaaaaacactgaCTTAATGATTGCATTGCTGCCCATATATGTGCAGGGCCATCTGAAGCATATCCAgaaccatggtgcaaagatccctccggcgccccccctccccgtttgCCAGAGTGGTTGACCTTTTCCCAAGTCTCTGCAGGGATAGCTCtcctcccgcagaggcttgggaggcaagctgcatgccagccagccatatggttgatggagcacagctggtgggcatgcagggaaaggggagccgagcagctcccccactcgctggggtgcccctgagaggccagtgccctggcacaatgcgccagtaagcccaataggaaagacagctTTGTATATGTGTAATCTTGCTGCCCAAGACAACacccatttagaatcatagaatcataaaattcctgaaatgtagagttggaagggaccctaagggtcatctagttcaaccccttgcaatgcaggaatctcaactaaagcattcatggcagatggctatctaacctctgcttaagaacctccaaagaaggagaggtcACCCAGGTTCGAGGAAGCTCGTTCCACTCtcttcagaaagtttttccatatgtttagctggaatctcttgtaacttgaagccattggttcagattGTACCCTCTGGAGTACaatcttcctccatcttccatgtgatagccctttaggtatttgaagatgactactatcatatctcctctcatggAGGACTTTGTCAAAAAGCCTAACTGAAATCAAGTGTCAGCATAGTGTCAACAAGTGAACACGCACAGCTGACTGATTTGGACGGTGGCCCAGAATTGGGGAATGCAGAAGAGGAGCAGAGTGCCCAGTTCAGAGAGATAGCAGGAAACAGCTCTCCCAAAGCTGTTAATAATCCACCCGGTGTGAAGCAGAGGCGGAGGTGTGGGTTACAAGAGAGGGGGAGGCTGACGTCACTTAATAGACGAAAGAAGGCGTAGTTCCCACAGTGGGATAAAGGGAGGCGGAACAACGCCAAGCACTCAGATAAGTCATCAGACTAGTCATAAGTCAGTGAGAGCAGTGGGCTGGAGACCTGTGGCTTGGTTGTATTTTATTACTGTAAATAAACTTTCTCTTCAACGTTGAAATGTGTGGGCGTCTTGAGGTCGCGACTTAACATCAAGATTCTCCACAGCATTCCTCTGATCCACTTGCAAcgctataaaaaataataatgagatttgtctggcatgacttgtttttgagaaagccatgctgggtcttagtaatcacagcatccttttctaaatgctcacaccGATCAAGTAATTATTTGTTCTAGGACCTTttctggtatcaatgtcaagctgacTGGTCTTCCTCCCATCTccctttgaagatggggacaaaaattGCTCGCCTCCACACCGCAGGGACCTCACTTgctctccaagaattctcaaagattatagagaGAGGTTCTGAGATTACATCCTCGAGCTCCTTCTAGGACCCTTGGTGCAGCTCATCAttccctggagatttgaattcatttaaagtaactAGATGTTCCCTTATCTTTTCCTATTTTGTTcttcagctccctccttgcattgcTGGGCACTGTTTTCATTTATGTGTAATAAACCAATCTTCCTCTATTTCCTCGTGTGCAGATTCTTTGTTGGGCAAAAGGGTAAAGGTATACAACCATTTTAAATGGATGCATGCAGTGACTCCACAGAAAAGTTTCCAATCCTCTCAGAGTTGCacaattaaaatatttgtaatgCGTGAGCCATGGCCAGTGCAAGACCTTTGGGCACGTgaagtgaaccacaaaatggtgtccccCTCCGGGGAAGAAGGAATGAGTGAAGATCTAGATCAGGAAGGAGCAGCAGTGGCCAGTTCATTCATTGGagaccagatctgctgccccatggatcctgctgcctgaggcaatcacatca
This window harbors:
- the LOC118075344 gene encoding olfactory receptor 1361-like: MARMNQTSISEMVLLGISALAEHHSLLYFLFLFIYLLTLLGNLLIILLIRFDDHLCRTPMYFFLSYLSLADAMFASTTVPKILMSLMSETKTISFNGCLIQVYFFLTFGNTDNFLLACMAYDRYVAICRPLHYTTVMSHRCCIVLASGSWIVSALHSLLYTLLVSRLSFCGSREIPYLFCDVYPLLELSCSDTGLIKILVQTEGVVDILGPFVLIFISYIHIFCAIMRVPPTARKRKAFSTCGSHLAAVVLFYGTISSLYFQPPSAYAAQKGTVISLLYAVVTPMLNPFIYSLRNQDIKAAARRLLSRIRDFLRKQAPGKGTESFS
- the LOC118097700 gene encoding olfactory receptor 1G1-like, with amino-acid sequence MSPGNATDFSELFLHGFPTQPEFQGLLFLLFLSMYLLAILGNTTIIFLIRSDLQLLHAPMYFFLSNLALADLGFISTTVPKVLENLLSQKKTISYRACLVQMYFYMSFGNSDSFLLASMAYDRFVAICFPLHYSALMSRQRCLLLASVSWVVPIVHSLLYTILMSHISFCDSREIPHFFCDLYPVLDISCSDSSVIEMLLLTEGVMEILGPFVLIIISYMCIFYTILKIPSNSGKKKAFSTCGSHIAVVVLFYGTVSWVYFKPRSNNSDRKDTLAAVMYTMVTPMLNPFIYSLRNSEMKAAMKRLLIMS